In the genome of Mytilus edulis chromosome 3, xbMytEdul2.2, whole genome shotgun sequence, one region contains:
- the LOC139515109 gene encoding serine-rich adhesin for platelets-like: protein MSIRQAEAFCSKVSMSIRQAEAYCSKFSMSIREADSYCSKASMSLRQAESYCSKVSMFIRREEAFCSKVSMSIRQADVYHSKVSMSLRQAESYCSKVSMFIRREEAYCSKVSMFIRQAEAYCSKVSMSILQADVYHSKVSMSIRQAEAFCSKVSMSIREADSYCSKASMSLRQAESYCSKVSMFIRREEAYCSKVSMFIRQAEAFCSKVSMFIRQAESYCSKVSMFIGREEAYCSKVSMFIRQAEAYCSKVSMSILQADVYHSKVSMSIRQAEAFCSKVSMSIRQADSYCSKASMSLRQAESYCSKVSMFIRREEAYCSKVSMFIRQAEAYCSKVSMSILQADVYHSKVSISIRQAEAFCSKVSMSIREADSYCSKASMSLRQAESYCSKVSMFIRREEAYCSKVSMFIRQAEAFCSKVSMFIRQAESYCSKVSMFIRREEAYCSKVSMFIRQAEAYCSKVSMSILQADVYHSKVSMSIRQAEAFCSKVSMSIREADSYCSKASMSLRQAESYCSKVSMFIRREEAYCSKVSMFIRQAEAYCSKVSMSILQADVYHSKVSMSIRQAEAFCSKVSMSIREADSYCSKASMSLRQAESYCSKVSMFIRREEAYCSKVSMFIRQAEAFCSKVSMFIRQAEAYCSKFSMSILQADVYHSKVSMSIRQAEAYCSKVSMFIRRAEAFCSKVSMSIRQTDAYCSKVSMSIRQAEAFCSKLSMSIRRADIYCSKVSMFIRRAEAYCSKISMFIRQAEAFCSKFSMSIRRADIYCSKVSMSICHAAI, encoded by the coding sequence ATGTCCATTCGTCAAGCAGAAGCATTTTGTAGTAAAGTCTCAATGTCCATTCGTCAAGCAGAGGCATATTGTAGTAAATTCTCAATGTCAATTCGTGAAGCAGATTCATATTGTAGTAAAGCTTCAATGTCACTTCGTCAAGCAGAATCATATTGTAGTAAAGTCTCAATGTTCATTCGTCGAGAAGAAGCATTTTGTAGTAAAGTATCAATGTCTATTCGTCAAGCAGATGTGTATCATAGTAAAGTATCAATGTCACTTCGTCAAGCAGAATCATATTGTAGTAAAGTCTCAATGTTCATTCGTCGAGAAGAAGCATATTGCAGTAAAGTATCAATGTTCATTCGTCAAGCAGAAGCATATTGTAGTAAAGTCTCAATGTCCATTCTTCAAGCAGATGTGTATCATAGTAAAGTCTCAATGTCCATTCGTCAAGCAGAGGCATTTTGTAGTAAAGTCTCAATGTCAATTCGTGAAGCAGATTCATATTGTAGTAAAGCTTCAATGTCACTTCGTCAAGCAGAATCATATTGTAGTAAAGTCTCAATGTTCATTCGTCGAGAAGAAGCATATTGCAGTAAAGTATCAATGTTCATTCGTCAAGCAGAAGCATTTTGTAGTAAAGTTTCAATGTTCATTCGTCAAGCAGAATCATATTGTAGTAAAGTCTCAATGTTCATTGGTCGAGAAGAAGCATATTGCAGTAAAGTATCAATGTTCATTCGTCAAGCAGAAGCATATTGTAGTAAAGTCTCAATGTCCATTCTTCAAGCAGATGTGTATCATAGTAAAGTCTCAATGTCCATTCGTCAAGCAGAGGCATTTTGTAGTAAAGTCTCAATGTCAATTCGTCAAGCAGATTCATATTGTAGTAAAGCTTCAATGTCACTTCGTCAAGCAGAATCATATTGTAGTAAAGTCTCAATGTTCATTCGTCGAGAAGAAGCATATTGCAGTAAAGTATCAATGTTCATTCGTCAAGCAGAAGCATATTGTAGTAAAGTCTCAATGTCCATTCTGCAAGCAGATGTGTATCATAGTAAAGTCTCAATATCCATTCGTCAAGCAGAGGCATTTTGTAGTAAAGTCTCAATGTCAATTCGTGAAGCAGATTCATATTGTAGTAAAGCTTCAATGTCACTTCGTCAAGCAGAATCATATTGTAGTAAAGTCTCAATGTTCATTCGTCGAGAAGAAGCATATTGCAGTAAAGTATCAATGTTCATTCGTCAAGCAGAAGCATTTTGTAGTAAAGTTTCAATGTTCATTCGTCAAGCAGAATCATATTGTAGTAAAGTCTCAATGTTCATTCGTCGAGAAGAAGCATATTGCAGTAAAGTATCAATGTTCATTCGTCAAGCAGAAGCATATTGTAGTAAAGTCTCAATGTCCATTCTTCAAGCAGATGTGTATCATAGTAAAGTCTCAATGTCCATTCGTCAAGCAGAGGCATTTTGTAGTAAAGTCTCAATGTCAATTCGTGAAGCAGATTCATATTGTAGTAAAGCTTCAATGTCACTTCGTCAAGCAGAATCATATTGTAGTAAAGTCTCAATGTTCATTCGTCGAGAAGAAGCATATTGCAGTAAAGTATCAATGTTCATTCGTCAAGCAGAAGCATATTGTAGTAAAGTCTCAATGTCCATTCTTCAAGCAGATGTGTATCATAGTAAAGTCTCAATGTCCATTCGTCAAGCAGAGGCATTTTGTAGTAAAGTCTCAATGTCAATTCGTGAAGCAGATTCATATTGTAGTAAAGCTTCAATGTCACTTCGTCAAGCAGAATCATATTGTAGTAAAGTCTCAATGTTCATTCGTCGAGAAGAAGCATATTGCAGTAAAGTATCAATGTTCATTCGTCAAGCAGAAGCATTTTGTAGTAAAGTTTCAATGTTCATTCGTCAAGCAGAAGCATATTGTAGTAAATTCTCAATGTCCATTCTTCAAGCAGATGTGTATCATAGTAAAGTCTCAATGTCCATTCGTCAAGCAGAAGCATATTGCAGTAAAGTCTCAATGTTCATTCGTCGAGCAGAAGCATTTTGTAGTAAAGTATCAATGTCTATTCGTCAAACAGATGCATATTGTAGTAAAGTCTCAATGTCCATTCGTCAAGCAGAAGCATTTTGTAGTAAATTGTCAATGTCTATTCGTCGAGCAGATATATATTGTAGTAAAGTCTCAATGTTCATTCGTCGAGCAGAAGCATATTGTAGTAAAATTTCAATGTTCATTCGTCAAGCAGAAGCATTTTGTAGTAAATTCTCAATGTCTATTCGTCGAGCAGATATATATTGTAGTAAAGTCTCAATGTCCATTTGTCATGCAGCTATATAG
- the LOC139514215 gene encoding bone morphogenetic protein 2-like, whose product MCNFIMICGFWTFLFLACVLVNGIVTVDSSDTGNSLLDKALSNYNDKEKQNIIQNFESKLLQIFGLKSRPKPSSDIIIPQYMIDLYNQQISASNNLQFANSKAASANTIRSFVHTDKPDSGSCNEDSCVRMEFNISNIPEEEVLTAAELRVFLDKHISANNITRRKILRHKIEVYEIMRPGNTNVDPVTRLVDVKHVKTKNATWVSLDIHPAVLKWRKTPKQNHGIEVRISSSKLSPSFQNFKHVRLRRSVSLSDSEWHSQRPILVTYSNDQIQSRTKRASNKNRNKKKKKKKRKNRKNKKKKFKNGCSRKPLYVDFDKVGWNDWIVAPSGYNAFFCDGECHWPYADHLNATNHAIVQDLVHSIDPRSVPKPCCVPTELSPISLLYIDEHDKVVLKAYQDMVVEGCGCR is encoded by the exons ATGT GCAATTTCATCATGATTTGCGGATTCTGGACCTTTTTGTTTCTTGCTTGCGTTTTGGTAAACGGAATTGTTACAGTTGATTCATCAGACACTGGAAACTCGTTACTGGACAAAGCCTTATCAAATTATAATGATaaggaaaaacaaaatatcatccAGAATTTTGAATCAAAATTGCTACAAATCTTTGGACTGAAGAGCCGACCAAAGCCAAGTTCCGATATTATAATACCTCAGTATATGATAGACTTGTATAACCAACAGATCTCAGCGTCAAATAATTTACAGTTTGCAAATAGCAAAGCTGCCAGTGCTAATACGATCAGAAGCTTTGTACACACAG ATAAACCTGATTCCGGATCATGTAATGAAGATAGCTGTGTTAGGATGGAATTTAATATCTCTaatataccagaagaagaagtgTTAACTGCAGCAGAACTTAGAGTATTTTTGGATAAACACATTAGTGCTAATAATATTACAAGAAGAAAAATACTTAGACACAAAATAGAAGTGTATGAAATTATGCGACCGGGAAACACAAATGTTGATCCAGTTACGCGACTTGTAGATGTTAAACACGTAAAAACTAAGAATGCAACATGGGTTTCCCTTGACATTCACCCAGCAGTATTAAAATGGCGTAAAACACCTAAACAGAACCATGGAATAGAAGTGCGAATTAGTTCCAGCAAACTGTCTCCGtcctttcaaaattttaaacatgtgCGTTTACGGAGATCAGTTTCATTATCAGATTCAGAGTGGCATTCACAAAGACCTATATTAGTGACATATTCAAATGATCAAATACAAAGCCGGACTAAACGtgcatcaaataaaaatagaaataagaagaaaaagaaaaagaaacgaaaaaataggaaaaataaaaagaagaaatttaaaaatgGATGTAGTAGAAAACCTTTATATGTAGATTTTGATAAAGTAGGTTGGAATGACTGGATAGTAGCACCTTCTGGCTATAACGCTTTTTTCTGTGACGGCGAATGTCATTGGCCATACGCCGATCATTTAAATGCAACAAATCATGCAATAGTGCAAGACTTAGTTCATTCTATAGATCCACGGTCTGTTCCTAAACCGTGTTGTGTACCAACAGAACTATCACCTATTTCATTGTTATACATTGATGAACATGACAAAGTAGTACTAAAAGCTTATCAAGATATGGTCGTAGAAGGTTGTGGATGTCGGTGA